Proteins found in one Venturia canescens isolate UGA chromosome 8, ASM1945775v1, whole genome shotgun sequence genomic segment:
- the LOC122415220 gene encoding uncharacterized protein gives MSLSPEEIRSRDRLVRRRAFVKGQLTAFRRVLETPETPPDIDTVKIYMERLEKYFEPLAELTAELAELEPEAGHTEEQLEMEAEYIRLLAKGRKCDREVSSFGPSTANAAEPVRESPSPFNVTHSFTRLPEQGLPKFDGKYENWLSFKDDFESSIGSRVDLSNTQKLKYLRSCLSDEPERLVRSFGTTNEGYPEAMKLLKETFEQKGKILERHINAIFNIPTMQRESATELCALINTTQLHLSALRSLEQPVDQWGSMLVFIILNKLDKTTRREWKRAQRGNEVPSFEKLIHFLRETVIASDDAPSGNTGKEEKANNTTKGKQGRGADPVGKGPTRTQCFVAATGANCPACNGSSHPILRCQQFKTLSPKERHGIAVKATLCLNCLRPNHNTKDCGSNYSCLVCKRKHHTWLHFAEPLNTPVAVSEGNQA, from the coding sequence ATGTCGCTCTCACCGGAAGAAATACGGTCTCGAGACAGACTCGTCCGTCGACGAGCGTTTGTAAAGGGACAGCTCACTGCATTCAGAAGAGTCCTAGAAACACCCGAGACCCCTCCGGACATTGACACTGTCAAAATATACATGGAACGTCTCGAAAAATACTTCGAACCACTCGCGGAATTGACCGCCGAGCTGGCCGAATTGGAACCCGAGGCAGGACACACCGAAGAGCAATTGGAAATGGAAGCGGAATACATCAGACTTTTGGCAAAAGGTCGCAAGTGCGACCGAGAAGTATCTTCGTTTGGCCCGTCTACCGCCAATGCGGCAGAACCGGTGCGCGAATCCCCAAGTCCATTCAATGTGACTCATTCCTTCACTCGCTTACCTGAACAAGGGTTACCCAAGTTCGACGGTAAATACGAAAATTGGCTGAGTTTCAAAGATGACTTTGAATCGTCAATCGGTTCCCGCGTGGACCTATCTAACACGcaaaaactaaaatatttGAGATCATGTCTGAGTGATGAGCCCGAGCGACTAGTACGGAGTTTCGGCACCACTAATGAAGGCTATCCCGAAGCCATGAAGCTTTTAAAAGAGACGTTCGAGCAGAAGGGAAAAATTTTGGAACGTCATATCAATGCGATTTTCAACATCCCCACGATGCAGCGAGAATCCGCTACCGAGCTCTGCGCCCTCATAAACACGACTCAGTTGCATTTATCCGCGCTAAGGTCTCTAGAACAGCCGGTAGATCAGTGGGGTTCGATGTTAGTTTTCATTATCTTGAACAAGCTCGACAAAACGACTCGTCGGGAATGGAAACGGGCGCAAAGAGGAAACGAAGttccaagttttgaaaaattgattcattTCTTGCGCGAAACGGTCATCGCATCGGACGACGCTCCATCGGGGAACACCGGTAAAGAAGAAAAGGCTAACAACACAACGAAGGGAAAACAAGGTAGGGGAGCCGATCCAGTCGGGAAAGGCCCTACCCGTACACAATGCTTCGTTGCAGCAACTGGCGCAAATTGTCCTGCCTGCAACGGATCATCCCATCCGATTTTGCGGTGTCAACAATTTAAAACGTTGTCGCCAAAAGAGAGGCATGGTATCGCAGTAAAGGCAACTTTGTGTCTCAACTGTCTTCGACCCAATCACAACACTAAGGACTGCGGATCGAATTATTCTTGTTTAGTCTGCAAACGCAAACACCACACGTGGTTACATTTTGCAGAACCGTTAAATACGCCGGTGGCGGTGTCGGAGGGTAATCAAGCATGA
- the LOC122415219 gene encoding uncharacterized protein, translating into MTDRLAISLGLPRKQYNVPISGVDNAQSTTNYLVTTTVLSRLNGFRRELTFLTVKDITGLVPDEKIQRSSLNIPSNKPLADTQFDQPGEIDLLIASGTTLASLCVGQVKLSKSSEEDLYLQNTRFGWIIGGSIPRADSQETTSMKHRCFFTNLKDVMRGFWEIEEPSRENIPPAEESCEKHFRKNTKRGEDGRYIVALPFNEKITELGDTRAMAERRFLALERRLRKNASLWDSYSKAMQEFIDLGHMTKVVGEPQPGGCYISHHPVIKEGSLTTKVRPVFDASAMSTSGISLNDTLLVGPTIQDDIFSLLLRFRKHNYVLTGDIEKMYRQFWIQESDRKYQRILWRDSDSRIATYEINTVTFGVASAPFLAIRCLHQLADDEGESYPKAAETLKKDMYVDDLLTGAPTFEEALKLRDDINALLQRGKLNMRQWASNEPKLLHGLPVNYVNLKLQSRDDHTIKTLGVHWDSERDQIVYMVQEVPPNSRATKRNILSEIARIFDPLGLLGPVITYAKLIMQELWVEKLDWDDPIPLSIHTKWLKYTKGLNKLNNLSFDRKFSSTETDELQIHGFCDASENAYGACIYIRAVDSDERITSTLLCAKGRVAPLSNKRSAQADETKNYSSVTIPRLELCAAQVLARLYTTNLAEPTANRISDIQARTETDSWRHVRSADNPADLISRGQTPDEFASPTLWKNGPSWLTQCEENWPRLGLPSLERVPETRKIKCLVAPIHWDVLERYSSIVKLKRVIAYCLRFKTKLKGPVSCEELQTATNTILRSVQSLHFAEELKSLREAKCVDRKSKLAPLTPFIDNHGLIRVGGRLRNASIPFDERHAIILPRKNHVTNLLISYEHLRNYHSGNQATLYALRRRYWILDGRNQVRRIIRNCLRCNRVEPQSTNCVMGDLPKVRITEARPFLNVGVDYCGPFFIKEKKFRNRGRVKVYVVVFVCLCRTQYDCLQSIV; encoded by the exons ATGACTGACAGGTTAGCAATATCGCTCGGGCTTCCCAGAAAACAATATAACGTTCCGATTAGCGGCGTTGACAATGCGCAATCAActacgaattatttagttACGACTACGGTCCTGTCGAGACTTAATGGGTTCAGGAGAGAATTAACGTTTTTGACAGTGAAAGACATCACTGGATTGGTACCGGACGAGAAAATTCAACGAAGCTCTCTGAATATACCGTCAAACAAACCACTGGCCGACACCCAGTTTGACCAACCCGGAGAGATAGATCTTCTTATAGCATCCGGGACAACCTTAGCCAGTCTCTGCGTAGGACAAGTGAAACTCTCCAAATCGTCAGAAGAGGATCTTTATCTCCAGAACACGCGTTTCGGCTGGATAATCGGTGGTTCCATTCCAAGAGCTGATTCTCAGGAAACAACGTCAATGAAACATCGATGTTTCTTTACAAATCTAAAAGACGTGATGAGAGGTTTCTGGGAAATAGAGGAGCCATCGCGGGAGAATATACCACCTGCCGAAGAGAGTTGCGAGAAGCACTTCCGGAAAAACACGAAACGCGGCGAAGATGGGCGCTACATCGTGGCTCTTCCTTTCAACGAGAAAATAACAGAGTTGGGAGACACAAGAGCAATGGCGGAAAGACGATTTCTCGCACTGGAGAGACGATTGAGAAAAAACGCCTCACTTTGGGATTCGTACAGCAAGGCCATGCAAGAATTCATTGACTTAGGTCATATGACAAAGGTCGTCGGGGAGCCACAACCCGGAGGATGTTATATCTCGCATCATCCGGTCATAAAGGAAGGAAGCTTGACGACTAAGGTCCGACCCGTTTTCGACGCATCGGCCATGTCGACAAGTGGCATCTCTTTAAATGACACACTTCTTGTGGGGCCCACTATTCAGGATGATATTTTCTCGCTGCTCTTACGGTTCCGTAAACATAATTACGTGCTCACAGGAGACATCGAGAAAATGTATCGGCAGTTTTGGATACAAGAATCGGATCGGAAATACCAACGAATTCTCTGGAGAGATTCCGACAGTCGCATCGCCACATACGAAATTAATACGGTTACTTTTGGGGTAGCATCTGCCCCCTTCTTGGCGATACGCTGTCTCCACCAATTGGCTGACGATGAGGGGGAGTCATATCCGAAGGCGGCAGAGACTCTCAAGAAAGATATGTACGTCGATGATTTGTTAACCGGAGCACCGACTTTCGAGGAAGCTCTCAAGTTACGCGACGACATCAACGCACTCCTGCAACGAGGAAAACTAAACATGAGGCAGTGGGCGTCCAATGAGCCAAAGCTTCTTCATGGTTTGCCCGTCAATTACGTAAACCTCAAGCTTCAATCCCGGGACGACCACACCATCAAAACCCTCGGAGTGCACTGGGATTCGGAAAGGGACCAGATCGTCTACATGGTACAGGAGGTACCTCCGAATAGCCGGGCTACGAAAAGAAATATCCTTTCAGAGATCGCGAGAATCTTTGACCCGCTAGGCCTGCTTGGTCCTGTGATAACGTACGCCAAGCTTATTATGCAGGaattatgggttgaaaaactagATTGGGACGATCCGATTCCTCTCTCTATCCATACGAAATGGTTGAAGTACACGAAAGGACTCAACAAGCTCAACAACCTATCgttcgatcgaaaattttcatcgacggAGACCGATGAACTCCAAATTCACGGTTTCTGTGACGCCAGCGAAAACGCATATGGTGCGTGCATATACATTCGCGCCGTCGATTCCGATGAAAGAATCACTTCGACTCTACTTTGTGCAAAGGGTAGAGTAGCTCCGCTGAGCAACAAACGATCTGCCCAAGCAgacgaaacaaaaaactaTTCCAGCGTCACTATCCCACGTTTAGAATTATGCGCTGCGCAAGTTCTTGCTCGTTTATATACCACG AACCTCGCCGAGCCAACTGCCAATCGCATCAGCGATATTCAGGCAAGGACCGAGACAGACAGCTGGAGACACGTCCGATCAGCTGACAATCCCGCCGATCTTATCTCACGGGGTCAGACTCCAGATGAATTTGCTTCACCAACACTCTGGAAAAACGGACCCAGTTGGTTGACACAATGCGAAGAAAATTGGCCACGGTTGGGGTTGCCGAGTCTGGAACGGGTGCCCGAAACCCGAAAGATAAAATGCCTCGTGGCACCAATCCACTGGGACGTTCTTGAGCGATACTCTTCAATCGTCAAACTAAAAAGAGTTATCGCCTATTGTCTAAGATTTAAGACGAAATTGAAGGGCCCGGTGAGCTGCGAAGAACTCCAAACAGCAACGAACACCATTCTACGAAGTGTTCAATCGTTGCATTTTGCCGAAGAATTAAAATCTCTTCGCGAAGCTAAATGCGTGGATAGAAAGAGCAAGCTCGCACCCCTGACTCCGTTCATAGACAATCACGGTTTAATAAGAGTAGGAGGCCGATTAAGAAACGCATCGATACCCTTCGACGAACGGCATGCGATCATATTGCCACGGAAAAACCATGTTACCAACCTTTTAATTAGCTACGAGCATCTCCGCAACTACCACAGTGGCAACCAGGCAACGCTCTATGCTCTTCGGCGAAGATACTGGATTTTGGACGGTCGCAATCAAGTGCGAAGAATAATTCGAAACTGTTTACGATGCAATCGTGTCGAGCCTCAATCTACGAATTGTGTGATGGGAGATTTACCGAAGGTCCGCATCACCGAAGCACGgccatttttgaatgttgGAGTCGATTACTGCGGCCCATTCttcataaaagaaaaaaagttccgAAATCGGGGTCGGGTGAAGGTTTACGTAGTGGTCTTCGTATGCCTCTGCCGAACACAATACGACTGTCTCCAATCAATTGTCTGA